GGGATCAGGAAGCGGCCCTGGTGCAAAGCTTTGGGGCTGAGCGCCAAGCCCTGGCCGAGGGTCACCGCCGGGACAAACTCCAGCGCCACCAGCACCGTCACCAGCTTCAGGCCACGCTCCAGGGTTCAGCGTTGACCACTGCGTTGGCTCAGCTCGATCGCCAAAGCCAAGGGGAGAAGGGCGATCGCCGACGGCTGAAACACCAGCAGGATCAAGCGTTGGCTCCGGTGCAAGCCCAGACGGCGGCTTTGGCCGATCGTCGCCAGACCCTGCGCCAGGAACGAAAGCGCCTTTCCCGCCGGTTGCAACAGCAACTCCACGCTACCTATGCCCTCACTAATTTTGCGGGCTTGTCCCAGTCTTTGGCGGCTATTGTCCAAGGCCAGGGCATCCCCACGGGGACGGGGGACTGTTGCGCCCCGAAGCTGCTGCACGCGGCGGCGACCTTGGGGCTGCGGCCTAGGGGATTGGCGGAGTTCTGGTGGGGTCCAGCCACGGGGGGACGGCGATCGGGGCAATTCTATGGAGCCTGTGGCGATCGTTGCCAGCCGATCATGGGCTTTCTGTTGTCGGGTTTAGAGGTTGATGGCGATCGTCCCGATCGACAGGCGCGAGGAGAGATCCACAGGTTAGACCGGTTATCGCTAGACCCGTTATCGCTAGACCGGTTATCGCTAGACCGGTTATCGTTAGACCGGTTATCTTTAGCGGCACCAACGTCAGCGGCACCAACGTCAGCGGCACCAACGTCAGCGGCATTAAGGTTAGGGCACGACATAGCGCAAGATTTAGGGGAAAATCCCTCTGATTCAGAACGCGATAGCCTAGAAAATTCTGATTTAGAACGGTTATATGACGATCACTGGTTACTGGTCATCAATAAGCCCGCTGGTCTCCTCTCTCTGCCCGGTCGCACCTGTTGGGATAGTGTTCTCAGTCGTCTCCGGTGCCAAGAACCGGATGCCCTAGACTTGCGCACGGTGCACCGCTTGGATCAGGCCACCTCTGGGTTGTTGTTGCTGGCCCGCGATCGGGTCACCCACCGGGCTTTAAGTCAGCAGTTTCAGCAGCGCCAGGTGCAGAAAACCTATGGGGCATTACTGTCTGGTCTACTGCCGGGGCTACTGCCGGGGCTACTGGATCCTAGGGAAGGGCTGATTGATTTGCCGTTGGGGAGCAGTGCCACCGATCGCCCCCGGCAACGGGTGGATTTCAGCCAGGGCAAA
This region of Prochlorothrix hollandica PCC 9006 = CALU 1027 genomic DNA includes:
- a CDS encoding RluA family pseudouridine synthase, with translation MTVIHDLGAFGLTTLPPEPPLPDYCYQGRCPQTGLVLRLPRTALAAAIAQGLMGQLQAEDPPELEGKMYGVLVVTTAQGQWGVLKAFSGLRRGQAVQPGWVPPIPGRSAVAGSEAETLAALERLKQELAAIDDHPAWDQEAALVQSFGAERQALAEGHRRDKLQRHQHRHQLQATLQGSALTTALAQLDRQSQGEKGDRRRLKHQQDQALAPVQAQTAALADRRQTLRQERKRLSRRLQQQLHATYALTNFAGLSQSLAAIVQGQGIPTGTGDCCAPKLLHAAATLGLRPRGLAEFWWGPATGGRRSGQFYGACGDRCQPIMGFLLSGLEVDGDRPDRQARGEIHRLDRLSLDPLSLDRLSLDRLSLDRLSLAAPTSAAPTSAAPTSAALRLGHDIAQDLGENPSDSERDSLENSDLERLYDDHWLLVINKPAGLLSLPGRTCWDSVLSRLRCQEPDALDLRTVHRLDQATSGLLLLARDRVTHRALSQQFQQRQVQKTYGALLSGLLPGLLPGLLDPREGLIDLPLGSSATDRPRQRVDFSQGKASQTRFRLLGQTQGYSRVEFQPLTGRTHQLRVHAADPRGLGLPILGDRLYGSGEYGSGEYGSGQYGSGEYGSGEYGSGQTAVGRGQDWPGGDRLHLHSQGLTFIHPHTGEAIVLHCPTPF